Proteins from a single region of uncultured Fusobacterium sp.:
- a CDS encoding ribosomal-processing cysteine protease Prp, with translation MTKVTIYRKNGRIVGYKATGHSEYAEYGEDIVCAALSMALQLPLGGIQDVLDLMPKFEIDSDGYLMVDMRGMNTLGKEKELDALLESMALMVENLSKEYPKNVKLVEKEEK, from the coding sequence AATGGTAGAATTGTAGGGTACAAAGCTACCGGACATTCAGAGTATGCTGAATATGGAGAGGATATAGTTTGTGCAGCACTTTCAATGGCATTACAACTGCCTTTGGGAGGAATACAAGATGTTCTTGATCTGATGCCTAAATTTGAAATTGATTCTGATGGATACTTAATGGTAGATATGAGAGGTATGAATACTTTAGGAAAAGAAAAAGAATTAGATGCTCTTTTAGAAAGCATGGCTTTGATGGTCGAAAATTTATCAAAAGAATATCCTAAAAATGTAAAGCTTGTAGAGAAGGAGGAAAAATAG